A part of Gemmatimonadales bacterium genomic DNA contains:
- a CDS encoding sel1 repeat family protein — MPTRNSPAENPRRGARRPELILLAAFVVLGCHPGNDEAKTLRDACAEGTVLACHDFGQRLQEGRYVLRDEAGAARSFEQACAGGVGDGCASLGVIYQTSRVVKRDSARAQGLFRQACDGGAMEGCTRLGLLHRAGAGVTHDPTIAAGLFRQACEGGDLTGCANLGTLEAAGEGVPQDYAAAADLFGRACDAKESLGCVGLGRLRAAGNGVERNDSLAAALFKSACDASDQSGCFELAVLNENGQGVPQNFQRAARLYEVACDERYAAACYNLAGLHQKGAGVYRSPQRAMALTRRACDLGHAEACPRIKGS, encoded by the coding sequence ATGCCAACTCGGAACTCTCCTGCAGAGAATCCGCGTCGGGGTGCTCGCCGCCCCGAACTGATCCTCCTCGCCGCCTTCGTTGTCCTGGGGTGCCATCCCGGGAACGACGAGGCGAAAACGCTCCGCGATGCATGCGCCGAAGGTACGGTGCTAGCGTGCCACGACTTCGGCCAACGACTCCAGGAAGGCCGCTACGTTCTGCGCGATGAAGCCGGCGCCGCTCGCTCGTTCGAGCAGGCCTGTGCCGGCGGCGTCGGCGACGGCTGTGCCAGTCTCGGCGTCATCTACCAGACCAGCCGGGTCGTCAAGCGCGACTCCGCCCGGGCCCAAGGCCTGTTCCGTCAGGCCTGCGACGGCGGCGCCATGGAAGGGTGTACTCGCCTCGGTCTGCTGCACCGGGCCGGTGCCGGCGTGACCCACGACCCAACCATTGCCGCCGGATTGTTCCGCCAGGCCTGCGAAGGTGGCGATCTAACCGGCTGCGCCAATCTGGGAACTCTCGAGGCCGCAGGCGAAGGCGTGCCCCAGGACTACGCAGCTGCAGCCGACCTGTTCGGGCGAGCCTGTGACGCCAAAGAGTCGCTGGGGTGTGTCGGATTGGGCCGACTTCGTGCCGCCGGCAACGGGGTCGAACGCAACGACTCCCTCGCCGCTGCGCTCTTCAAGTCGGCCTGTGACGCGTCCGACCAGTCGGGTTGCTTCGAACTCGCGGTGCTCAACGAGAACGGCCAGGGCGTGCCTCAGAACTTCCAGCGGGCCGCCCGCTTGTATGAGGTGGCCTGCGACGAACGGTACGCCGCCGCATGCTACAACCTGGCTGGCCTGCATCAGAAGGGTGCCGGCGTGTATCGCTCGCCTCAGCGCGCCATGGCCCTGACCCGACGTGCCTGTGACCTCGGCCACGCCGAGGCCTGCCCCCGCATCAAAGGATCGTGA
- a CDS encoding ABC transporter ATP-binding protein produces the protein MPDPVSARPAMLGDGPLAVRNLEVVYSDVILVLHGVSLEVPARAIVALLGANGAGKTTLLRAVTGLLSIHRGRATKGEIRFGGIRLGAQSAPDIVRLGVAQVMEGRRLFAELTVEENLRVGGFTRGRGAMREGLDRIYTLFPRLAERRRAVSGYLSGGEQQMVAIGRALMTSPRLLILDEPSLGLAPKIVEQVREIVLTVHEAGTAVLLVEQNAAMALSVAHYGYIMENGKIVRDGSADALRADADVREFYLGGSGENRRSFRDVKTYRRRKRWSA, from the coding sequence GTGCCCGATCCAGTCTCGGCACGACCGGCAATGCTGGGAGACGGACCTCTCGCGGTCCGGAACCTCGAGGTCGTCTATAGCGACGTGATTCTCGTGCTGCACGGGGTCAGCCTCGAGGTGCCCGCGCGAGCGATCGTTGCGTTGCTGGGCGCCAACGGTGCAGGCAAGACAACCCTGCTCCGCGCCGTCACCGGGCTGCTCTCGATCCACCGCGGCCGCGCCACCAAGGGTGAGATCCGCTTCGGCGGCATCCGGTTAGGCGCGCAATCGGCCCCGGACATTGTCCGCCTCGGTGTGGCACAAGTCATGGAAGGCCGCCGCCTCTTTGCCGAGCTGACAGTCGAGGAGAATCTGCGAGTCGGCGGGTTTACCCGCGGTCGCGGGGCCATGCGTGAGGGTCTCGACCGGATCTACACCCTCTTTCCACGCCTTGCCGAGCGGCGCCGGGCGGTCAGCGGTTACCTGTCGGGCGGCGAACAGCAGATGGTCGCGATCGGACGTGCGTTGATGACCTCGCCGCGTCTCTTGATCCTCGATGAACCCTCTCTTGGCCTCGCACCGAAGATCGTGGAGCAGGTGCGCGAGATCGTGCTCACGGTGCACGAGGCAGGCACCGCTGTCCTCCTCGTGGAACAGAACGCCGCGATGGCGCTCTCGGTGGCGCACTACGGCTACATCATGGAGAACGGGAAGATCGTCCGCGACGGCTCGGCCGACGCGCTGCGCGCCGACGCTGACGTTCGCGAATTCTATCTTGGCGGAAGCGGCGAGAATCGGCGCTCGTTCCGTGACGTCAAGACCTATCGACGCCGGAAGCGATGGAGCGCGTGA
- a CDS encoding M55 family metallopeptidase, which produces MHRSPRLLPFGAVLVAAACNTPSATPAESAVAPSGAPWTLQVVRPDTSDGIRILILHDMEGLSGQSDPSSFNYGTPLYPKGQEMLVGDINAVVDGLYQGGATEVLIVDGHGSGNPGPDVRRDLLDPRAKQILRAESFDGYFDTPNFEEFDGVAVVGMHAKTGSRGFASHTFTLGIGIAINGQTITETELVGLSWGRQGTPVIFGSGDDRLAADLAGPMPWIEFVTVKTATAADSAITRPVDEARAELTAKAKLAVENLKAGKTQAMKAPAPLRVGLRAVPPANIAVLDGFPGVTYADSTATITVDSLRAGYDALIKMVGIATGAYSSQLARIVASRPDGQQILRAYGDQVGKVWFDYESGRWKAPPAPVPDTGQRYHGYR; this is translated from the coding sequence ATGCATCGCTCACCCCGCCTGCTCCCGTTCGGCGCCGTGCTCGTCGCGGCCGCGTGCAACACCCCGTCCGCCACACCCGCCGAGAGCGCCGTCGCTCCGTCCGGCGCGCCGTGGACACTCCAAGTCGTCCGTCCAGACACCAGCGACGGCATCCGGATTCTGATCCTCCATGACATGGAGGGCCTCTCCGGTCAGAGCGACCCGTCTTCCTTCAATTACGGCACGCCGCTCTACCCCAAGGGTCAGGAAATGCTCGTCGGCGATATCAACGCCGTTGTCGACGGTCTCTACCAGGGCGGTGCCACGGAGGTCCTGATCGTCGACGGCCACGGCAGCGGCAACCCCGGCCCCGACGTCCGGCGTGACCTGCTCGACCCGCGCGCGAAGCAGATTCTTCGCGCTGAATCGTTCGACGGCTACTTCGACACCCCGAACTTCGAAGAGTTCGATGGTGTAGCCGTGGTAGGTATGCACGCCAAGACCGGATCCCGCGGCTTCGCCTCCCACACCTTCACGCTCGGTATCGGGATCGCCATCAACGGCCAGACCATCACCGAAACCGAGTTGGTCGGTCTGTCGTGGGGAAGGCAGGGCACGCCGGTCATCTTCGGCTCCGGCGACGACCGCCTTGCTGCCGATCTCGCCGGCCCAATGCCGTGGATCGAGTTCGTCACCGTGAAGACAGCGACTGCCGCCGACAGCGCCATCACTCGCCCGGTGGACGAGGCACGTGCGGAGCTGACCGCCAAGGCCAAGCTTGCCGTCGAGAACCTGAAAGCTGGTAAGACCCAGGCGATGAAGGCCCCCGCCCCGCTTCGGGTCGGGCTTCGCGCCGTGCCGCCCGCCAACATCGCGGTGCTCGACGGGTTTCCGGGTGTGACTTACGCGGACAGCACTGCGACGATCACCGTCGACAGCTTGCGCGCCGGCTACGATGCGCTGATCAAGATGGTGGGCATCGCTACGGGCGCCTACAGCAGCCAGCTCGCCAGGATCGTGGCATCGCGGCCGGACGGACAACAGATCCTGCGGGCCTACGGCGATCAGGTCGGCAAGGTCTGGTTCGACTATGAGTCGGGTCGCTGGAAGGCCCCGCCAGCACCAGTGCCGGATACGGGCCAAAGGTACCACGGATATCGCTAG
- a CDS encoding AMP-binding protein, with protein MTATIGAESVRTDAAVVTLPALLRRNAEMAPDRVALRHKNLGYWQEYTWAEYAVRSVRVGLGLRALGVDSGDRVAILAENRPEWLWTDIGTQGIGAIAVGVYCTSPAEEVAHVLADSGCVAAVVEDEEQLDKLLQVRERLPLLRHIVLIETRGARHRVAAGEVVTFEALLDLGAAADPDAFWRSVDALDPAGVAIIVYTSGTTGPPKGAMLTHANLHSVGDSWGEIWGVGEEDEILSYLPLCHVLERCLSVILAVAMRYRVNFGGGGESLVSDLREVQPTFFVGVPRVWEKMMATVEIKMRDASWLKRRIYMYWMDRGSRLARSRLAGTPPTLLERLSYGLGWILLFRPLRERLGLARVRAAATGAAPIAPQVLEFFAAIGVMVCEGYGQTEGSALATFNPAGRARLGTVGIAAPGVQIRIAEDGEILVKSRGVFAGYFRNEAATRETIDPDGWLRTGDVGEIDADGYLRITDRKKDLIITAGGKNISPSWIENRLKVSPYVREAIVIGDRQRYIVALIGIELDTVGDWAARQRLAYTTYQDLAERAEVQRLVAEWIEEVNRELAPVEQVKRFALLPKELDHEEGELTATQKVKRRAIALRFASLVEGLYR; from the coding sequence ATGACGGCGACGATCGGGGCCGAATCCGTGCGCACTGACGCTGCGGTCGTCACCCTGCCTGCGCTGCTTCGCCGCAACGCAGAGATGGCCCCCGACCGGGTGGCGCTCCGTCACAAGAACCTGGGTTACTGGCAGGAGTACACCTGGGCCGAGTACGCCGTTCGCTCGGTGCGCGTCGGGCTGGGGCTGCGGGCGCTTGGTGTGGACTCAGGCGATCGGGTCGCCATCCTGGCCGAGAACCGGCCGGAATGGCTTTGGACCGACATCGGCACACAGGGTATCGGCGCGATTGCCGTTGGCGTCTACTGTACCAGCCCGGCCGAGGAGGTGGCGCACGTCCTGGCGGACTCCGGGTGCGTCGCGGCGGTGGTGGAAGACGAGGAGCAGCTCGACAAGCTGCTGCAGGTTCGCGAGCGGCTGCCCCTGCTCCGCCACATCGTGCTGATCGAAACGCGCGGTGCCAGGCATCGGGTTGCGGCCGGTGAGGTCGTCACTTTTGAAGCGTTGCTCGACCTGGGTGCCGCGGCTGATCCAGATGCCTTCTGGCGCAGTGTCGACGCCCTGGATCCGGCGGGTGTCGCGATCATCGTCTACACCTCTGGCACCACCGGACCGCCTAAGGGCGCGATGCTCACCCACGCCAACCTGCACAGCGTCGGCGACTCATGGGGTGAAATCTGGGGTGTGGGTGAAGAGGATGAAATCCTGTCCTATCTGCCGCTTTGTCATGTGCTGGAGCGTTGCCTGTCCGTGATCCTCGCTGTGGCAATGCGCTATCGCGTCAACTTCGGCGGTGGCGGCGAATCGCTGGTGAGCGACCTTCGGGAGGTTCAACCCACCTTCTTCGTGGGTGTGCCGAGGGTGTGGGAAAAGATGATGGCGACGGTGGAGATCAAGATGCGGGATGCGTCCTGGCTCAAGCGCCGCATCTATATGTACTGGATGGATCGTGGCAGTCGACTGGCCCGGAGTCGGCTTGCGGGTACCCCGCCGACCCTGCTAGAGCGGCTGAGCTACGGATTGGGCTGGATCCTGCTCTTCCGGCCGCTGCGCGAACGACTCGGTCTGGCCCGCGTCCGGGCGGCGGCGACCGGGGCGGCGCCGATTGCGCCGCAGGTCCTCGAGTTCTTTGCTGCGATCGGTGTCATGGTTTGCGAGGGCTACGGCCAGACCGAGGGCTCCGCGCTGGCCACCTTCAATCCGGCGGGTCGCGCGCGGCTCGGCACGGTGGGGATCGCTGCGCCCGGGGTGCAGATCCGGATTGCCGAGGACGGGGAAATCCTGGTCAAGTCGCGCGGTGTGTTCGCGGGCTACTTCCGGAACGAGGCCGCAACGCGGGAAACGATCGATCCCGACGGCTGGCTGCGCACCGGCGACGTCGGTGAGATCGATGCGGATGGCTATCTCCGGATCACCGATCGCAAGAAGGACCTGATCATCACCGCGGGCGGCAAGAACATCTCGCCGTCGTGGATCGAGAACCGGCTCAAGGTGTCGCCCTATGTGCGCGAGGCGATCGTCATCGGCGATCGCCAGCGCTACATCGTGGCGCTGATCGGCATCGAACTCGACACTGTCGGCGACTGGGCGGCGAGACAGCGACTGGCCTACACCACCTACCAGGATCTCGCCGAGCGGGCAGAAGTACAGCGACTGGTGGCTGAATGGATCGAGGAGGTGAACCGCGAGCTCGCACCGGTCGAACAGGTCAAACGCTTTGCGCTGCTGCCCAAGGAACTCGATCACGAGGAAGGTGAGCTGACCGCGACGCAGAAGGTCAAGCGCCGCGCCATCGCGCTTCGCTTCGCTTCGCTGGTCGAGGGGCTGTATCGATGA
- a CDS encoding ABC transporter ATP-binding protein has translation MTASPLLAVEHLTLRFGGVTALDDVSFAVNHGELFAIIGPNGAGKTSIFNCLNGVYRPEQGIITLGDTVLTGCSPTAIAELGVARTFQNLGLFSHLTVLENLLLGSHHLMRTGLLAGAVWFGKARREEIAQRRACEPIIELLELEPYRFQPVALLPYGVRKRVEVARALAMRPRLLLLDEPAAGMNLEETEDLARYIREINEELGVAILLVEHDMHFVMDLARRVMAMDFGRVLAIGLPEAVRADPAVVDAYLGVAS, from the coding sequence GTGACGGCCTCGCCCCTCCTCGCTGTCGAACACCTGACCCTTCGGTTTGGCGGCGTTACCGCGCTCGACGATGTGAGCTTTGCCGTCAACCACGGCGAACTCTTCGCCATCATCGGACCGAACGGCGCCGGCAAGACGTCGATTTTCAACTGTCTGAACGGCGTCTATCGCCCGGAGCAGGGAATTATCACGCTTGGTGACACGGTGCTCACCGGCTGCTCACCGACCGCCATCGCTGAACTCGGTGTGGCCCGCACCTTCCAGAATCTCGGTCTCTTCAGCCACCTCACGGTGCTCGAGAACCTGCTGCTGGGCAGCCACCATCTGATGCGCACGGGCCTGCTCGCCGGCGCGGTCTGGTTCGGCAAAGCGCGTCGAGAGGAGATCGCGCAGCGGCGCGCCTGCGAACCGATCATCGAGCTGCTCGAGCTCGAACCGTACCGCTTTCAGCCGGTGGCGCTGCTGCCGTACGGGGTGCGCAAGCGGGTCGAAGTGGCGCGCGCGCTGGCGATGCGGCCGCGCCTCCTCCTGCTCGACGAACCGGCGGCAGGAATGAACCTCGAAGAGACTGAAGATCTGGCCCGCTACATCCGGGAAATCAACGAAGAACTCGGCGTGGCCATCCTGCTGGTCGAGCACGACATGCATTTCGTGATGGACTTGGCGCGACGGGTCATGGCGATGGACTTCGGTCGGGTGCTCGCCATCGGTCTGCCCGAGGCTGTCCGGGCTGATCCTGCAGTGGTGGACGCATACCTCGGGGTGGCGTCATGA
- a CDS encoding ABC transporter substrate-binding protein, with amino-acid sequence MSARVSIRHRGGAALLMLLGLTACGGGGSGATPGIVGDTIVIGALTPLSDPVAVIGKPLLAGLTAYFARINEQQGGVGGKYKVKILAEDIQYVNPSTGAQKYQKIKDQVAMFGLVLGTDQVNGILSLLAEDGILAVPTTFDAEWVRDERLLPWGSPYQLQAINGVAYALTEGGATGATVCTMTLATGYGKAVVDGVEYLAEAMGFPVPVKATFRQDDQDFVAPITQLKNAGCGVVMLASLPSVTGKVLGAAAQLGFAPRWIGTSPSWHQAFVTSPLRDYLVANYWSSWDGVSLSDTSEAGVRTMLADQAAYAPGQAPDFYYYAGYVMAYPLHALLEHAVAAGDLSRAGLRAASQVPDTVYSDGLVSPWIYGPGVDRDPPRGATIFRINPADPLGLEVVRRGFTAPAAQSFTFKGH; translated from the coding sequence ATGTCAGCTCGTGTTTCGATTCGGCACCGCGGCGGTGCCGCCCTGCTCATGCTGTTGGGGCTGACCGCTTGCGGAGGTGGTGGCAGTGGGGCGACCCCTGGCATCGTCGGCGACACCATCGTCATCGGTGCACTGACGCCGCTCAGCGATCCGGTTGCGGTCATCGGCAAGCCGCTTCTGGCCGGACTGACCGCCTACTTCGCCCGTATCAACGAGCAGCAGGGCGGGGTGGGCGGCAAGTACAAGGTGAAGATCCTTGCCGAGGATATCCAGTACGTCAATCCGTCGACGGGTGCGCAGAAGTACCAGAAGATCAAAGATCAGGTTGCCATGTTCGGTCTGGTGCTTGGTACGGATCAGGTCAATGGCATCCTGTCGCTCTTGGCTGAGGACGGGATCCTCGCGGTACCGACGACCTTTGACGCCGAGTGGGTCCGGGACGAGCGCCTGCTGCCGTGGGGGTCGCCCTATCAGCTGCAGGCCATCAACGGCGTGGCCTATGCGCTGACGGAGGGTGGCGCGACCGGTGCCACGGTCTGCACCATGACGCTCGCGACTGGCTACGGGAAGGCGGTTGTCGACGGGGTCGAGTATCTCGCCGAGGCGATGGGTTTTCCGGTTCCCGTCAAGGCGACCTTCCGGCAGGACGATCAGGATTTCGTCGCGCCGATCACGCAGCTCAAGAACGCCGGATGCGGCGTCGTGATGCTCGCGTCGCTGCCCAGCGTGACAGGCAAGGTGCTCGGCGCGGCAGCGCAGCTTGGCTTTGCGCCGCGATGGATCGGGACCTCGCCGTCGTGGCACCAGGCGTTCGTGACGTCGCCGCTGCGGGACTACCTCGTGGCGAACTACTGGAGTTCGTGGGACGGCGTGTCGCTGTCCGATACCAGTGAAGCCGGGGTGCGTACGATGCTTGCGGATCAAGCGGCGTATGCCCCCGGGCAGGCGCCGGACTTCTACTACTATGCGGGCTACGTGATGGCGTACCCGCTTCATGCGTTGCTGGAACACGCCGTTGCGGCGGGTGACCTCAGCCGGGCCGGGCTGCGGGCGGCGAGCCAGGTGCCTGATACGGTGTACTCCGATGGCCTCGTCAGCCCCTGGATCTACGGGCCGGGCGTGGATCGTGATCCGCCCCGGGGCGCAACGATTTTTCGGATCAACCCGGCCGACCCGCTCGGGTTGGAGGTCGTTCGCCGCGGGTTCACAGCGCCGGCAGCGCAGTCGTTCACGTTCAAAGGACACTGA
- a CDS encoding branched-chain amino acid ABC transporter permease, whose translation MTDFVQLVVAGLSLGSIYALICLAFVVVYRATGVLNFALGGLVVLGAYVTFQFGVRWGFPFPVAVLAAALVLGAVGLLIERFVLRRMVGQPVFAVILITLGLLFVLEQICTTLWGYDLQMLGDPWGLRTVMLAGATIKLLDLWTIGASAVALTLVFIGFRFTTVGVAMRAAASDPEAALAHGVNPRTVHGIVWALAGVLAVVAGVFLTAGPRGIDLTVSLVALRAFPAAILGGLDSTEGAVAGGLIVGLAEVMSAAYITPNAPWLGANIHTVMPYLLMILVLLVRPYGLFGTPEVRRA comes from the coding sequence ATGACCGATTTCGTTCAACTGGTCGTGGCGGGTTTGTCGCTCGGGTCGATCTATGCGCTGATCTGCCTCGCGTTTGTGGTCGTCTACCGCGCCACCGGTGTGCTCAACTTCGCGCTTGGCGGCCTGGTCGTCCTTGGGGCGTACGTCACCTTTCAGTTTGGGGTGCGTTGGGGGTTTCCTTTTCCGGTCGCGGTGCTTGCCGCTGCGCTGGTCCTCGGTGCGGTCGGCCTGCTGATCGAGCGCTTCGTGCTGCGACGGATGGTGGGTCAGCCCGTCTTTGCCGTGATCCTGATTACTCTGGGCCTGCTCTTCGTGCTGGAGCAGATCTGCACCACACTCTGGGGCTACGACCTCCAGATGCTGGGCGATCCCTGGGGCCTCCGCACCGTGATGCTGGCCGGTGCAACCATCAAGCTGCTCGACCTCTGGACCATCGGGGCATCGGCGGTGGCGCTGACGCTCGTCTTCATCGGCTTTCGGTTCACGACGGTCGGGGTTGCCATGCGCGCGGCAGCAAGTGACCCTGAGGCCGCGCTCGCGCATGGTGTCAATCCACGGACAGTCCACGGCATCGTCTGGGCCCTGGCGGGGGTGCTCGCGGTGGTGGCCGGAGTCTTTCTCACGGCGGGGCCGCGCGGCATCGATCTCACCGTCAGTCTCGTTGCCTTGCGGGCTTTCCCCGCAGCCATCCTGGGTGGACTCGATTCGACCGAGGGTGCGGTGGCGGGCGGGCTCATCGTCGGGTTGGCGGAGGTGATGAGCGCGGCTTATATCACGCCCAACGCGCCGTGGCTCGGTGCGAACATCCACACGGTGATGCCGTACCTCCTGATGATTCTCGTGCTGCTGGTGCGCCCGTACGGGCTCTTCGGCACGCCGGAGGTGCGGCGGGCATGA
- a CDS encoding ABC transporter ATP-binding protein, which translates to MSTGQPLLAAQGLGKRYGNVVALDDVSFTIGDGITGILGENGAGKSTAIKIFMGLLKPTAGKATVLGEDASESLTVRGRLGYMPEHDCLPSGISAAEFLTHMAEVSGLPPSTARTRAADTLRHTGLFEERYRPIGGYSTGMKQRVKLSQALVHDPSFVFLDEPTAGLDPLGREEMLDLVRKTHRDFGISILFSSHLMADVERTCDRIIVFQAGRLIHSGEVEQFTRETETVFIEVDTNRDGLIAALERRGVLVTVDGAGLALQGPDETVYDLVRDALVEAEAPLRRMGPQRRALTELFERGAA; encoded by the coding sequence ATGTCGACCGGCCAACCCCTTCTCGCTGCCCAGGGTCTCGGCAAGCGATACGGCAATGTCGTGGCGCTCGACGACGTGTCGTTCACCATCGGCGACGGCATCACCGGCATCCTCGGTGAGAACGGCGCCGGGAAAAGCACCGCGATCAAGATCTTCATGGGTCTTCTCAAGCCGACCGCAGGCAAAGCCACGGTGCTTGGTGAGGATGCCTCCGAGAGCCTGACCGTGCGCGGACGCCTCGGCTACATGCCTGAGCACGATTGCCTGCCAAGCGGGATCAGTGCAGCGGAGTTCCTGACTCATATGGCCGAGGTGAGCGGTCTACCGCCATCGACGGCCCGAACCCGTGCGGCGGACACGCTGCGGCACACCGGCCTGTTCGAGGAACGCTACCGTCCGATTGGCGGGTATTCCACCGGGATGAAGCAGCGGGTCAAGCTCAGCCAGGCCCTGGTGCACGACCCGTCGTTCGTCTTCCTCGATGAGCCGACGGCCGGTCTCGATCCGCTGGGCCGCGAGGAGATGCTCGACCTGGTGCGGAAAACCCATCGTGACTTTGGCATCAGCATTCTCTTCTCGTCTCATCTGATGGCCGACGTCGAACGGACTTGCGACCGGATCATCGTCTTCCAGGCCGGCCGGCTGATCCACTCGGGTGAGGTCGAGCAGTTCACGCGGGAGACTGAAACGGTGTTCATCGAGGTCGACACCAATCGCGATGGGCTGATTGCTGCGTTGGAGCGGCGCGGCGTGCTGGTGACCGTCGATGGTGCCGGGCTGGCACTCCAGGGTCCCGACGAAACGGTGTACGACCTGGTGCGGGACGCGCTGGTGGAGGCAGAGGCGCCACTCCGGCGGATGGGGCCGCAACGTCGTGCCCTGACCGAGCTGTTCGAGCGAGGTGCCGCATGA
- a CDS encoding ABC transporter permease subunit, with protein MSQQGTVFDIGYQGYSGVREGRGRARTAVFKDGLRAALGLGRGGRAKILPWFFIGLLCAIGSIMALVAGAAERLGGPGAAARANLPSHVDFYGAASIILFVFAALVGPELLCRDRKEGTIHLYLVRPLTGTDYLGARWLAFLVVMVGAAWLPQLILFLGLAAGDPQPIEYLRKHWLDVPKFLLSGLVMAVYATTLALLTASFTKSRAYAAVFLVGLFTITAPFTAGLASEMNNLAGQWISMFNLTNIPVHVNDVVFGEFSMVTEDAPARLFPAWGRVGWYLLWTVVPGAILWGRYRRLTP; from the coding sequence ATGAGCCAGCAGGGCACTGTTTTCGATATCGGCTACCAGGGGTACAGCGGTGTGCGCGAGGGTCGCGGCCGCGCGCGGACGGCCGTGTTCAAAGACGGATTACGGGCCGCGCTCGGTTTGGGGCGCGGCGGTCGGGCCAAGATTCTGCCGTGGTTCTTCATCGGCCTCCTGTGCGCTATCGGCAGCATCATGGCGTTGGTGGCCGGTGCGGCCGAACGACTGGGAGGGCCAGGCGCGGCGGCGCGGGCCAACCTTCCATCGCACGTCGACTTCTATGGGGCGGCGTCGATCATCCTCTTCGTGTTCGCGGCGTTGGTTGGTCCGGAGCTCCTCTGCCGTGACCGCAAGGAGGGAACTATCCATCTCTATCTGGTCCGGCCGCTCACTGGTACCGACTACCTCGGTGCGCGGTGGCTTGCCTTCCTGGTCGTGATGGTCGGCGCCGCCTGGCTGCCGCAGCTGATCCTGTTTCTCGGTCTGGCTGCCGGCGATCCACAGCCGATCGAGTACCTCCGCAAACACTGGCTCGACGTGCCGAAGTTCCTTCTGTCCGGGCTGGTAATGGCGGTCTACGCGACGACGCTTGCCCTCCTGACGGCTTCGTTCACCAAGAGTCGCGCCTATGCGGCGGTCTTTCTCGTTGGCCTCTTTACCATCACCGCGCCGTTTACGGCCGGGCTCGCGTCCGAGATGAACAACCTGGCTGGTCAGTGGATCTCGATGTTCAACCTGACCAACATCCCGGTTCATGTGAATGACGTGGTCTTCGGCGAGTTCAGCATGGTCACCGAGGACGCGCCGGCTCGGCTCTTTCCGGCCTGGGGTCGGGTTGGCTGGTACTTGCTCTGGACGGTCGTGCCGGGCGCGATTCTCTGGGGTCGCTATCGGAGGCTCACGCCATGA
- a CDS encoding branched-chain amino acid ABC transporter permease, with translation MIWKLRNTRLTTRYEHDTVLFRSRPAQVGALAMGLAWLVLPLAMGEYWSTVLVYAGIAAIGAIGLNLLIGFTGQVSLGHAVFYGIGAYAAAVFAGRWGLPFPLWLLAAAAVGGAVGGLVGPFALRLRGNYLAIVSLGLLVLGQHVFENWSSVTGGLTGTSVRAPVAAAGVDIASLQFGSFRLSRTQGYLYFVWIVVAVLALAARNIVRSRPGRALQAIRDRDLAAEIIGVSQVHWKVGAFVVSSGYAACAGALYASFARFVSPLDFSLLLSIQFIAMIVVGGVGAVSGSVLGALFLTLLPRVIESMSGSIPFVSSDGTGGGLTVQSLNQALFGLLIVGFLLFEPLGLAEIWRRLVRYFKAWPFSY, from the coding sequence ATGATCTGGAAGCTTCGCAACACCCGCCTGACGACTCGGTACGAGCATGACACCGTGCTCTTTCGCTCCCGCCCCGCGCAGGTTGGCGCGCTGGCGATGGGGCTCGCGTGGCTGGTCCTGCCGCTCGCAATGGGCGAGTACTGGTCCACCGTGCTGGTGTATGCCGGAATCGCGGCCATTGGCGCCATCGGCCTCAACCTGCTGATCGGATTCACCGGCCAGGTTTCGCTCGGCCACGCGGTCTTCTATGGGATCGGCGCCTACGCAGCGGCGGTGTTTGCCGGTCGGTGGGGGCTGCCGTTTCCGCTTTGGCTTCTGGCCGCCGCCGCGGTGGGTGGTGCTGTTGGCGGCCTGGTCGGGCCGTTTGCTCTTCGGCTTCGGGGCAACTACCTGGCGATCGTGTCGCTCGGGCTCCTGGTGCTTGGCCAGCATGTCTTCGAGAACTGGAGCAGTGTCACGGGCGGGCTCACGGGCACGAGCGTGCGCGCGCCAGTTGCCGCGGCTGGCGTCGACATCGCGTCGCTGCAATTCGGCTCCTTCCGGCTCTCCCGGACGCAGGGCTATCTCTACTTTGTCTGGATCGTCGTGGCGGTGCTTGCCCTTGCCGCACGGAACATCGTGCGCTCCCGTCCTGGACGGGCGCTGCAGGCCATTCGCGATCGGGATCTGGCCGCCGAGATCATCGGTGTCTCCCAGGTTCATTGGAAGGTCGGGGCGTTTGTGGTCTCGAGCGGGTACGCCGCTTGCGCCGGGGCCCTGTACGCCTCCTTTGCGCGCTTCGTCAGCCCGCTCGATTTCTCCCTGCTCTTGTCGATTCAGTTCATCGCGATGATCGTCGTGGGTGGAGTCGGCGCCGTGTCCGGCTCAGTGCTCGGCGCGCTGTTTCTCACCTTGCTGCCGCGGGTAATCGAGAGCATGAGCGGCAGCATCCCGTTCGTGAGCAGCGATGGGACTGGGGGCGGGCTCACGGTTCAGTCGCTCAATCAGGCGCTGTTCGGGTTGCTCATCGTCGGTTTCCTGCTCTTTGAGCCGCTCGGACTCGCCGAGATCTGGCGGCGGCTCGTCCGGTACTTCAAAGCCTGGCCATTTTCGTACTGA